A DNA window from Setaria viridis chromosome 2, Setaria_viridis_v4.0, whole genome shotgun sequence contains the following coding sequences:
- the LOC117841972 gene encoding glutamate receptor 2.5-like, giving the protein MSSDIAARLFVLAHDAEMLTDGYAWIVTDSVGNMFSSFDQRTINSMQGVLGVRPYVPPSDKLINFPPRFVAQYQQQNPGAPDPANPNVFHLWAYDTAWAIAMALRKVGPLTLGFQMPSPQNSNNSNDLSLLGVSQDGPVLINAIRATRFQGISGDFVLVDGQLQASVFEIFNVIGNSYQNAGFWTPKFGLSKNLIVSSGPSRTVGLNTVLWPGGSVQPPRGWEWPVAGKKLQIAVPVKPSVNPFVNVKKNVATGKFDVTGYCIDIFEAVMREMPYAVPYEYVPVVDPNIATNITLSYSEICYQVSLKVLPYGLLSIMEAYILVGALGHSLSTLLISAFRHFLLLQASLNVDERKIRSYRTNQYAEALMKGSWNGGVAAVVDEIPYLKLFMSKHCRNHSIIGRVYKTGGFGFVFPKGSPLVTDVSRAILKVTEGDEIVGIERKWLGLDKVTCNSMTNALEMGSVVTWSSLKGVFFITFGLWGIAGIIYIVIKFWPWRQIESTVQEAVAEELVLELSNGDEQDDTIWPIERNSHLVFHLRGHPPQAQVAGPQGDPAEPPPAQVAGPLQAPVAGPQGEPTGPGGHQEQRN; this is encoded by the exons ATGTCATCTGATATTGCCGCACGCCTGTTTGTCCTTGCTCATGATGCTGAGATGCTTACTGATGGTTATGCTTGGATTGTGACTGATAGTGTAGGAAACATGTTTAGCTCCTTCGATCAGAGAACGATCAATTCAATGCAGGGAGTTCTTGGCGTGAGGCCTTATGTGCCACCATCGGACAAGCTTATCAACTTCCCTCCTCGATTTGTTGCACAGTACCAACAACAGAACCCTGGTGCACCTGACCCAGCAAATCCAAATGTGTTCCATCTGTGGGCTTATGACACTGCATGGGCAATCGCGATGGCTCTAAGGAAGGTTGGTCCCCTTACACTAGGCTTTCAAATGCCATCAccacaaaacagcaacaactCAAATGATTTGAGTTTGTTGGGTGTGTCACAAGATGGACCGGTTCTTATTAACGCCATTAGAGCCACTAGGTTCCAGGGCATATCAGGTGATTTTGTTCTTGTCGATGGTCAGCTGCAGGCATCAGTATTTGAGATATTTAATGTGATTGGCAATTCATATCAAAATGCTGGGTTCTGGACACCAAAGTTTGGCCTAAGTAAGAACCTCATTGTATCTTCTGGTCCAAGTCGTACTGTTGGATTGAATACGGTGCTTTGGCCTGGTGGTTCAGTACAGCCTCCTAGAGGTTGGGAGTGGCCGGTGGCTGGAAAGAAGTTGCAGATTGCTGTGCCAGTAAAGCCATCTGTCAACCCATTTGTGAATGTTAAGAAGAATGTGGCTACTGGAAAGTTTGACGTGACTGGATATTGCATAGATATCTTTGAAGCTGTCATGCGAGAGATGCCATATGCTGTCCCCTATGAGTATGTACCTGTTGTGGACCCTAACATAGCTACCAACATAACCCTGTCATACAGTGAGATATGCTATCAGGTTTCCCTGAAG GTTTTGCCATATGGTTTATTGAGCATAATGGAAGCATATATTTTGGTGGGCGCCCTTGGACACAGTTTGTCAACATTGCTTATTTCAGCTTTCAGGCACTTCTTGCTGCTCCAAGCG AGCCTTAATGTGGACGAGCGTAAAATTAGAAGCTACCGAACCAATCAGTATGCTGAGGCACTGATGAAAGGGAGTTGGAATGGTGGTGTTGCAGCAGTAGTTGATGAGATACCGTACCTCAAGTTGTTTATGTCCAAGCATTGCAGGAACCACAGTATCATTGGTCGTGTTTACAAGACTGGTGGATTCGGCTTT GTCTTCCCTAAGGGCTCTCCGCTTGTTACTGATGTGTCCCGAGCTATACTAAAGGTGACAGAAGGGGACGAGATTGTGGGCATTGAGAGGAAGTGGTTGGGACTGGACAAGGTGACCTGCAACAGCATGACGAACGCCCTTGAGATGGGCTCTGTTGTTACCTGGAGCAGTTTAAAAGGAGTGTTCTTTATAACCTTTGGTCTGTGGGGTATTGCGGGCATCATTTACATAGTCATTAAGTTCTGGCCATGGAGGCAAATAGAAAGCACAGTCCAGGAAGCCGTCGCTGAAGAACTTGTTCTTGAGCTCTCCAATGGCGATGAGCAGGATGATACGATATGGCCAATTGAAAGAAATAGCCATCTAGTATTTCACCTACGTGGCCATCCACCGCAAGCACAAGTAGCAGGACCTCAAGGAGATCCAGCGGAACCACCGCCAGCACAGGTAGCAGGGCCACTGCAAGCACCGGTAGCAGGACCTCAAGGAGAACCAACAGGACCAGGAGGGCACCAGGAGCAACGAAATTGA